The following proteins are encoded in a genomic region of Diabrotica virgifera virgifera chromosome 1, PGI_DIABVI_V3a:
- the LOC114325889 gene encoding thialysine N-epsilon-acetyltransferase isoform X1: MAESDTKDTIIRKAEVRDMVQVFQMIKELAEYEKVHKLRIDQKTLEKDYAENSPAFQCLVAETSDGQLIGYAVYSDMYSTWDGKSVYLEGLYVKPDYRGGTIEKNLFLTVLKNGHASGCKRSFFHVLNWNPMIKVYQELGATNVTQMDMFNVFRMETEALDKLFA, encoded by the exons atGGCCGAAAGTGATACAAAAGATACAATTATCCGAAAAGCTGAAGTAAGAGACATGGTGCAAGTATTCCAAATGATAAAG GAACTTGCAGAATATGAAAAAGTTCACAAATTAAGAATTGATCAAAAAACATTGGAAAAAGATTACGCAGAAAACTCTCCAGCCTTTCAGTGTCTAGTTGCAGAAACGTCTGATGGTCAATTGATCGGATATGCTGTATATTCTGATATGTATTCCACTTGGGACGGCAAATCAGTGTATTTAGAGGGATTGTATGTGAAACCAGATTACag GGGTGGTACTATTGAGAAAAACCTATTCCTAACAGTACTGAAAAATGGTCATGCTAGCGGTTGTAAACGTTCATTTTTTCACGTTCTGAACTGGAATCCAATGATCAAAGTATACCAAGAGCTAGGAGCTACTAATGTTACTCAAATGGATATGTTCAATGTTTTTAGAATGGAAACGGAAGCTTTGGATAAACTGTTCGCCTAA